A region of the Callithrix jacchus isolate 240 chromosome 10, calJac240_pri, whole genome shotgun sequence genome:
TCCAACGCAAAGTCCCACAATGGCTGCACTCTCCCTCCCACAAGTGCAGAGATTCTCTCTGTGCCATGTGGCAGCTGTTAGGTGATGAGGTAAGGATGGTGTCAGCAATTCAAGACCGTCTTTTCTAccttcttcagtgcctctttcagtgatgcgaagttaaaaccaggtattgtGATCATTCATCAGAGTTTTGGTTGTTATGAgggtgatttgtgtgtgtgtggatagttgttcaacCTGGTGTTCCTGCAGGGAAGATGATAATCAGTGGAGCCTTCTGTTCAGTCATCTTGCTTCATCTCCCTTGGTAATCTCACATTTTATGAGTGTTAAGTACTTTGAGTTCACtgtgcttttaaattttgttttacttctggCTGCTTAAAAATTTCCCCCTtctctggctgggcgtggtggctcaggcctgtaatcccagcactttgggaggctgaggcaggtggatcatgaggtcagggattcaaacccagctggccaacatagtgaaaccctgtctctaccaaaaatacaaaactcagcggggtgtggtggcacatgcctgtagacccagctattcaggaggctgaggcaggagaatgacttgaacccgggaggcagaggttatagtgagctgagcctgcaccattgcactccagcctgggggccaAGAGTGTcttcatctcaacaacaacaaaacaaacaaacaaacaaaacctccccCATCTCTTGAAACCAGTGATGCAAAACAGATATAATTTAAGCAGGACCCAATTGTTTTGAAACAGGAAGACCTCTCAAACATCTAGCCTCAAGCATTTAGCAAGGAAGTTCTACATATCATTTTTCACCTATTGCAATCTGGCTCACTACATGTCTGAAACTACTTATGCCGAATCActcaatgtttttgttgttgccaaATTTAACATGCACTTTTAACTTCTTTTCATATGTGAGCCCCTGCAGTCCCAAATGCTCCCTTTCTCTTGAAACCCTCTCATTCTTTTGATTGTGTGATACAGTTATCTCCTAAATATTCTCCTATCTTGCTGGCTGTGCATTTTTAGCCTTCTTGGTGAGGTCCTTTTAACCTTTCTACACATAGTGATGGCCTCAGAAATCTATCTGcggctttcttgctttcttcactTTCTACTTTGTATACTTTCCTGCAATAATTTCATCGACTGCCATGGCTCAGTACCCTGAATTCCCCCACCGTGTCTTGCGCTTCCAAGCTTTTGTACATTCTTCTCCCTCTGTTTGGACTGTGTCCTCTCAAACTTTCAAAAACCAGATTAGCTAACAAGTCTTTCTAAGAAAGACCCAACTCAGGTCTGTTCTCCTCCAAGATGCCTTTGCTGACAACACCTAATCTGCATGCTCCCAGAGCACCTTGTATCTACCTCTGCCATTGCATTTTATACACTATATTGTAATCATGTGTTTACTGATCTGTCCTCCTGACATAGTTATGCTGTACCCTCAGTGTCTAGCACAGGCCTAGTCAATGGTAGATAAACACATGTtttttgaataaagaaaagaacacctgaataagtaaatgaatgaatgaataagtgatttTGGAATGGGTAATTTGGGGTTTGGAAAGAGGGTAAAAGGTGgtgaaagaagaggagaagaaaaaagggaaatgacTGGTATATTTAAGCAGCTTGTTTTGTTACCCTTGTATGTGGAATAAAGTTATCATTTCATTTTGTCAAAAGTTTATTGAGCATCCAGTATGTGCTAGGCACTCTGCTAGATGCTAGGAATACAAAGATGAAgatcaaaacaacacaaaaacgaacaaaaaaaaccccacttctGTACTTACCCCTCCCTACCCCCATTTTAAGGCAGATTTGGCTTAAGCCTGGGAAGCTGGCCCCTCAGGGATTCAGCACCAGGGAATGGCATGCTCTCATCTCATCCTAACCGTCACCTGTGCATCTCAAGGTTGACCAGCAGGTACTCCTCCTCCAAGTCCTGCCTCTTCCACTTTCCTGAGAAACTTTCCcctacatgcattatctcattatgGATGAGGCACCTGGGAAGTTTAGGGGAGCTGCAAAGGCACACCTGCTCAAATGAGCCTGGGGACGTGCCTAGGGACAGGGAGCTGAGAGAGGCATGCTGTTGGGGTCAGGGCAGAGGGGGCAAACTAGAAATGTCAGTGCCTTTGGGCTGAGACAAAAATGTGCCCTGGTGTGGAGGTGATGAGTAATGGGGGTCTTGGAATTGCTCCATGGAATGCTGGAGAATCAGCTCTGGAGTttaggaggttggggaggggccAGGGATGCAAGGACCCTTGGAGGCATTCAGGAGGAGAGGATGGAATACACAGAGGGCCCCCTTCTCTTTCAGCTTTTTAATTGCCCTCTCTCCTCACACAGTAGATTACTGCTCCTCCTATGAACTGTTCAATAGGTGGTGGCATGGGCACAGCCTGGCTACACAGTGGCTGGGCCTCTTTATTCTTATGTTAGTGTGATTAGGGAGTCTGCCCTTGTTCTGTTCCCTGGGATCTGAGCATGTGGGAGCAGGGCAGATAGGTGGCAGGAGGCCAGGGGTTGGATCATGTTTCCCTGAAATGCTGGGAAGCAATaagcctcctcctccccccaccaTTTCTCTGGAGATTAGGACTTATTCTCACAGCTGGAGGAAGCTCAACAACCTTCCTGAGGACAATGATTGTTTGAAAGGCTTATTTTGTAAGGAAGCCAGGATGAAGATATGAGTTTGATGAGCTAAAACAATTCCTCACTTGGTCAGAATTTCTGAGCCAGGGGACTAAGTGGAATTCACTTCTCTAAACGAATAAGCCCATCCAACTCTTTTACTCAGGAACAGACAGAAAGAATGCTTGGCATGGCATGCCTCTGAAGGAGGCTCTAGGAGGAGGCCAAGCTGGCAGGCTCTAGTTCTTTGCCCTTGCTAGGGCCCAGGtcagagggaaaagaaatgagctgggcgcagtggctcacacctgtaatcccagcactttgggaggccgaggctggtggatcatgaggtcaggagatcaagacgatcctggccaaaatggtgaaatcctgtcaccactaaaaatacaaaacttagcagggtgtggtggccggtgcctgttgtcccagctgcctgggagactgaggcaggagaattgcttgaacccaggaggtggagtgtgCAGTGAGCAAGGATGGCACcacttgcactccaacctagaaGACAGAGCGAGGTtctgtctcaaagcaaacaaaaaagagaaatgtactTGTACCCTTCCCTCACCAACTTGTAGGTTCCCAGGTACCAGGTGCCCAGGCAAAAAGTCTTTCACAATGATCCCCCAGCTCAGAACAGCCCCTGCACACCCAGAAGCCAGATGCCTTCTCCTTAGCTTAGTACAGCTATTAATTTCGGGAAAGTGGCCTCTCTAATCTGAACTTCCCCCCAAAAACGTGCCCCAGAACTCAGACATTTGTTCAGAGGGACGGGTGATGAGTGGGAAACCTCATAGCTCCCTGGGAAGAGCACAGGATAGTCACGGGGGTTAGGTTATTGATGTTAGTTTCCATAAAACCCTTTCGGGTACTGGGCCAGAAATTTAATAATCTATGTGGTTCTAAGAGGGCACAACCTATACCAACTGAGAACACAGCCAGTAAACCGGAAGCAGAAGCGACCTGGTTTCACCCCGTCTACACTGCCGCGCACTCGCCTCCGTCTGCGCAT
Encoded here:
- the HEPN1 gene encoding LOW QUALITY PROTEIN: putative cancer susceptibility gene HEPN1 protein (The sequence of the model RefSeq protein was modified relative to this genomic sequence to represent the inferred CDS: deleted 2 bases in 1 codon), producing the protein MCPGVEVMSNGGLGIAPWNAGESALEFRRLEGPGMQGPLEAFRRRGWNTQRAPFSFSFLIALSPHTVDYCSSYELFNRWWHGHSLATQWLGLFILMLV